Within the Erpetoichthys calabaricus chromosome 1, fErpCal1.3, whole genome shotgun sequence genome, the region ATGACCACCATTGGCCCTTTGGATTGCACATGTGCAAGGCGGTCTCTGGCTTCATTCTCATTAACATGTTCTGCAGCATCTTTTTGCTTGGTGTCATCAGCTTGGACCGTCTAATCCTAGTAGCCAAACCTGTATGGTGTCAGAACCACCGGAATGCCCGCCGTGCCAGTGTGACATGTATTCTGGTCTGGATACTGGCACTGCTCCTCAGCCTTCCATTATTTATTCACCGTAGAGAATTCAAAGATATCTTTAGTGACAAGATCATCTGTGAGCCTGGCTTCAGCTACTTTGGTCAAAATGTCCAGGCCATAGAGCTTGGGATGAGAATCTATCAGTTCCTGGTGGGCTTCCTCTTCCCATTTGGTTCCATCACAGTTTGTCATTTCCTCATATTTCGACGAGTGAGTCAGAATGGCCGAGGATTCGGTAACAGGACAAAGAAAACAGTACGAGTGATCTGTGCAGTGATTGTCACCTTTTTTGTTTGCTGGCTGCCATATCACATCATGAGTATCCTGATTGCAGTCACCCCTTCCAACTCCCCATGGCACTTCCACCTGCTGCACATTGACTTGTTTGCGGTCACTCTGGCCTACTTCAACAGCTGCCTCAACCCCCTGCTGTATGTGTGCATGGGACAGGACTTCAAGGAGCGCATGCGCAAGTCCCTGAAGAGCGTCATGGAGAACTTCATGAACGATGAAATGCCTTCTCATGCTGTGGCCACCCTCACCACCAAGTCCTCCTCAATAAGTGATCGATCAACTCATATCTGATGAAGAGGACAAagactgagggacagaggcatCAGCTGCCATTTATATGGGGGGATGAAGTGCACCATCAGCCAATGCATGTGTCCttcatgtatatagtgccttagcATTGTTTGCCATAAGTGTGAAAGAAACACTGAGTGCTGCCATGAGACTAATTGGGGCTGACAAGATGAGGAATGTTTTTTCCAAAACAGAATAAAGACTGCATTGCTTTAATTTTCTTCAGACGCTTCACTTTGAAGTCATGCACGccaaatacatgtacagtatgtacctaACATATGAAGATTTTTATCGCATTCTGCAATAAGGGGGTGAAGCATCGCATTGAGCAAAACTATGTGGCTGACATCTGAATGAACCTCCTTACTTttccattttatcatttttttattaataatgaaaaaaatgactaGATAAATCAACCTAAAAATAACGCGAGACGCATCAACTTCTACGTTGACATCGATCAAGCTGGGATCTGAAACTggttttgttgggttgaatggcctgttctaattAAACTAACGTTCTGTAGTGTAATTTGGAAGAATAATGGCGTCAGGCTTGGGGCAATCTACCTCCTTAACTAATCATGAAATTCTTGTACTAATATTTCATATGTCTTTTCAAGTAAAATTGGAGGAAATGTAATGTACAACGTGTGTCTGATTTGTTTTATACGCGTGCTGATTGATATGTTAGTCTGTATtaagagataataaaataaagaagaaagacctCCTTTACATCCACTTGTGTCTGCCATGTTATTGAACACAGATAGTATAGTAGGCTAATTTTCTTCTAAATTTATGGGTCTGAGGAAATAACAGACttctgtgtgttgtttttttttaatacattcgcATTTTGGCTTTCTTTACTGATGTAAAAATAACACAAGCTGCCTCAACATAAACATAATACAAAAAGGAATAAACACACGTAATACACGGGGAGGaaaatgcaaaatccacacatgTGGTGATCAGACTGGGATTTGAAGCCAGTCTGCTGGAGATGTGTGAGGTGATAGCAAACTACTACTCTGTCACTCTAGAAAATCACAGCAAACCTTTCACTGGTGCTGTCGGAAAGCAATTTAAACAACAAATGCAAGTACAATTAATAAGAAATCAAATAATGAACTGAAACAAATCAACTAAATACATACAAGgcagcaaattaattaaatgaaattggtATGTCTGTGCGGGGACGTAATCCAGTAAAGAAGAAGAACCTCCTTTGAGTTCCCTCATGTCAGCCATGTTACTGAATGTAGATATCGTAATGAGGTCCTTCTCTTTTAAATGTCATGGTCGTGAGGAAATAACAAGTGACTTCTGCAGTTTCATCAAGCGACTATCAACCACAAGTGGAAGTAAAATGATCAAGAAATCAAATAATAACTTAAACACTAAAAATGGAAACAATTACAGGGAAGAAAAGTGATTAAACTTGATATGTGGAGATGGTAACAAacttatttacttaaaaagtaaaaGTTGGGGAGCACCAGGAATAGCAAGATAAGTAATATGTGGTAAGGAAGAAAATGGAGCCTAAAAATTCCATTCTTCCATCCATTCTGCCATTGGACGTTTGTAATTTGTACGTGGGAACTTGAGGAGCTCTGTGTGGTGACATTGTGGAGGCTGCAAATAGGGGGCACCACAGAGCAGGCTGAACCTTCTGCATGAAATCTGAAAATTCACATTTCACAGTATCTTACTGCCGAAATCTATGGTGGAAACATTAATTTATAGAAAGACAGATACAGACAAACACGAAAGACACCAAAGAAGAGATTTTGTACAGTAGATTGATGAAAGGCACTGTGTAACATAGATAGAAGAATGAAACTATGAAAATGTAGTTATTTTCTTCGATTCATGTGAGATAGCTAGATGAACGGCACTATGAAACAAATTGAAACACTGCCTGGTGCTCACCAGTGCTGATTCAcgtttattttatgcttttttagTTGCTTGCTCTACTTAAAAGGACTGAAAGCTTTAGCTACACTAACTTAGAAATGTGTGCAACTTTGGCAGGTTTGCCGTTTTTATAGCCTTTCCTACTGCTGCCCCTGAAGCTGCCCCTTTGTgtaatggaatgccagctcatggTGGTGGTGACTTACCTCTTGGCTGGTACAATGTGCCAGCACTATTACAATCAAGACAGATACAGTACAGAAGAGAGTTAGAGTGACCTGTATGTGATGCTCTCAAGCTGTCCTTGAGCGCAAAGAACGTCCAAGAGATCCATCAGtatgaaaataagacagatttATTATTATGAAGGGTAACTACAATACAGAGAGTGCAAAATTCAACAAAAGGGTCAATTATCAAACACCTCCACTGGTCTAGCTGCACTATCTACACAAAAATAATCCCCTAACTGCTCCCTAAGGGGCTGGCTGATTTACTAACAACAATATAACTCGGAAGTTTACTAGTCACCTTCTCTTCTAATTCCTCTTACCTGTTAAGCCTTTGCCAAATCTCACCACCTGACTCCAAGACCAAATGTCTTATGTCAGGAAAGGCTTTTGAGCTTGAGACAGTACGATCTCCTGGGTACTTTCTAGAAATAACTTTCACAGTCAAGACTAGTCAAAGAAACTCCTCTTTTTTGAGCTTTTTCTAGTGCAGGGGTTCTCAAATAAATAGCTATTGGGAAAATTTGCTTCAGAAAGCTGAAGTCACAGAGATCTTGATTAGTTCCAAAAGATAACATGAGACTTGCTCTTTCATTAACAAGCGTCTCACTGATTGATGTGCTGTTAGTGTTTTGTTGTGATATGCCAGTATCTGCTCatcattagttgtttttaaataaattaaatagcatTATTATGTGACACTGTTATCATTACTGTGGTATGAACTTAAAATGAAAACGTTAAAAAACATGCCTTAAAATTTCCCTCTTTGTCGATTGTTGTGTTATGGTTGACGTATAAACTCTATTGGCGCAGGAGTCCCTGCAATCCTGGACTCCATTCCTCCTTTAAAAGCCCCAGTAACCCCTTATTAGGGGTTGTAATGAGCCTCAAATTTAACAGGTTTCCCTGCTGCCTTCTAGCTTACTGATTCACCTTTgtgcttttaaaaacattttccttcatCTTCCCACTTTTTAAACACCCCTGGAATATCTAATTAAGTGGTTCTTACCATTATGCAGGAAAATGGCATCTCATACTGGTAACTGACTTTCATCTGGGCCCTGTCCAGAACttgaataaatacatataaaaggttatataacagagacaaatatACAGATAGGAAAGGGTCTTTATAATTGGGAGATTTAAAATCATATAATAgaaggatatgaaaggcacttgatagatagatagatagatagatagatagatagatagatagatagatagatagatagatagatagatagatagatagatagatagatagatagatagatagatagatagatagatagatagatagatagatagatagatagatagatgcgattCTTCAGCTACCATAACACTTTGCGTAAAGGAGCACTACTAGTAAACTACTGTAAAGCTTAGTAAAGGAGAATCTGAAGAATGGTTGTTTTTAGAATTGGCTAATTTACTGATCACAATTTAAGTCATTTAGTGGTACTACTGGCTGATTTAGATTTGGCACACTTTACTAATACCTGAAGAGAAATTGTCTTTTATTGTAACTGTTGGCTGATCGAACAATGCATCAAAGCTACTCATAGTTTTCACATAACTCCAATTATTTTGAGaaaactttcatttatttgtcatctatttccatttctttgcacTAAATTTGGTTTAGTTAATTCGTTCTAAGAAAAACTTAGGAACATAAAAAATTTGAGAGGAGTCCATCAAACCTttctgtttagctaatagctaagttgggACAACCTCTCATCCAAATTCTTTTTAAGGATTGTCActctttctttttcagcttcaTGTCGCAGTAGTTTGTCCCAGAATCCCACAAGTTTATGTGTAAAGAAGTGcagaaaagacagaaacagacCAATATCAAAATTGCATCGGGCACCAGATATTATGCTGATGAGGTCGATCAGAATATTGATCTTCACTCACCATTGAGGAGGACTTAactaaaataagttaaaattCAGGGCATAGTCTCTAGGTGGTTACAAAATTGAATCAAGCACAGGAACCAAAGGGTAATGATGTGAGGAACTTTATCGAGAATTAGCTGATGTTAAAAGTGATGTCCATTGGGGTCAGTGCTGGAGCTGCTgctcattttaatatacagtacataaatgatctggacatcaatataataaatacaatggtggggttttcagatgataccaaactaagtGGAAaagcagataatcaagaatcaCGGAAATTGTTATAGAGTGATTTGGACAGCATGAGGTCTTGgggagatttgtggcagatgaaatttaatgtaagtaaatgtaaggcaTTACACCTAGGTAGGCAGTAGAAATGttggatttgaatacacaatgggaggtctgaaacaccttatgagaagacgTCTTAGTGGACCATCACTGGATGCATCATGACAGTGTACagaaacaatcaagaaaaagctAAATCAACCATTAGAACTGTGAAAACCTGGACTGATATCGCAGGTTCAGCTCTTCAATACAGATGCACTTTTGCTGTTGTATCACACATTGAGTTTTGTACTGAAAATGTTACAGAAAACAAGAACATTAAAACCTTCCCCAACTCAAAAGCCACTGTTAAGCCACTATGCCTGAAAAATATGTGAACATACTTCACAATATAATGTAAACCATGTTAGGTTTAAATAAGCATTGTGTGAGAGGCAGGAACTGTCCCAGGactgggtgccagctcattgcaaggtgaatacgagcacacacataTACTAGTAGCATCAATTTAGCATCAACAAATCCACCAACCTGCATACCTTTGAAAGGAACCTGAagcacacagaggaaacccaccagaaaaacatataaactccatGCACCCAGGACATGACCTCCCTAACTGAGAAGCAGCAGTTCTACCACCCACCACTGTGCCCAAACGTTATACATGCTTTAACACCAtttgtcatgaaaatgatatcaagcatatatcttagtattctaaaatgttcagagagctgtgatatcatgaatgtatataatgtattttgCGTGACAATCACTGCCTGCGAGCtcctgttggcgtaagagaaagcctgtttaagaaataTGCAGAGattaatgactgggtcagagAACACTTACAatagcatttaacatgctactttagttatgatggggtttgagaaactctgGTAAAGTAGGCATCAATTTTAAGAGAAAGCTTATGATGTTATACGTTAATGACACAATAAACAACAAGATTAAAGTCTAAATTTCAAGATTCATTCAATTCATGCTCTTTCTGAGTcacataaaacttatgaaaacgTAGTATCGGTGTTTCAGTGTGGACGGGCATAAATGTGGTTTTCCAAAAACGGTACTCTAATTGCTCTCTGATTAGATGACCCTTCTGTAATTGGATCTTGCTCATTATATTGGCTCAACCCCTGACTGGTTACTCTTCATGGAAGAAAGCCATTTTCCAACATAGTGGGTATAAAAGAGTTGTTTTCTATGGCTCTTGTAGtgctgcttacctgtatgcatctaaattgcattttgtaaagtttgaatgctgcatacatgcataAAAGACAAATTACTTACTGGTCGCTACAGTTTTGCCATAAATTCTATGTCCAGGACTGTTACTGtggtagtgaaaaattcagagtcCTCTGAAAATCAGGTTGTAAATAACTCTGTTGACAGCCCCTAATCAAAGTTTATTACTTAAACTTAATCTGCTCTGTAACGAGGAGCACATTTGCAGCAAAATTAATAAGAAGATGCTTAATGAAATGGATGGGTATAGAAAGCAGCCGAGCTGTTATTTGTCAGGTCCTGATGTTCAGtgaagacccaggagtacttctggctgatgaaatttaatgtaagtaaacgtAAGGCATTACACCTAGGTAGGCATTACAAATGttggatttgaatacacaataggaggtctgaaacaccttatgagaagaagtTTAAGTGGACCATCACTGGCTACATCAGGACATGGTCTgtaaaagcacttctgggtcaggcagaagccCCACCAAATAGGAATTATGAATCTTTTCAGCAACCTCTGGTGGCACTcacagaacccaatagggctgcccTATGGAAATAGAGTTCCCAACATGCCCGAAAGGAGCCCATACAGGTACCATGGCCCACCTAGTGTTTTTGGGGAGCAAATAGTCATTGCAAGTTATTTCCCCCGTCCCTCCATTATACTGGCTTCATTGCTGGGTAAGTATTCTCTGTCAAGCATTTCGACCGTAGCTCCTATACTATTGACTTGGAACTTTGAACGAGTCATCTCCTCTTTTAGTTGTGTCCAAGTTTCCAAGATACGTATCTGTTAAATAGCTCAGCTACAGGGGTCCATGGACTACTGTAAAACCACAAGCAGCGGAGTACGTGGCTATAGCCTGCTGACTGAGAGAATTGATTCCAGCAAGGGAGGACGTGTACTTTCggaattatagatagatagatagatagatagatagatagatagatagatagatagatagatagatagatagatagatagatagatagatagatagatagatagatagatagatagatagatagatagatagatagatagatagatagatagatagatagatactttattaatcccaaggggaaattcacatgaggTGTCATTTATGGATTCAGAGAAATCAGAGAGAAAGAGGTTGGGAGCCTGCACTGATACgacgtgttgccacacccaccacatgatgaaccacctcaggatcacaGATTAGGACGCGAGCGCAGCCATGCAAGGGGTGGCACAtcaacaccacactagtttgaatggagtggaacagtgtgaggttttatttacggtggctggagtgctaatcaTGGCACCAACCACCAgggtttccctgcaagttggaggacctgcttgaagGGTTGggtgcaggttaacgtcatacccaggacagaacaattgcaggttaagggccttgctaaagGGCCCAAAGGACTAGAATCACTTctgacatttacgggattcgaactggcaatctTCTGATTGCTGGTACAGATCCCTAGCAtccgagccaccactctgcctgcagataaataaataaataaatagtcaggGTTCAGCATAAATGATGTTggccatttttggaccaaaatctaAATACACAATAAAGACTGTTTTATGTTTACATGCACTCCTGTTTTCAAGTTCACCCTCAGGTTTATTGTCATACATAGTGTCACCAAGGTGCTCTATATTcgcctgacccagcacagactcacacggaggcacgtgtaaaaacacaaacgaCTTTgacttttcttcacctgtgggacacgtcttccccgtaatccccactggcacaacacagtcccaaacacacacaacacagcactctttctcttcctccaccactcctccctggaaACATCCTTGTCATCGTCAtcgttctcttcttcttcttcttcttcttcttcttcttcttcttcttcttcttcctcttcttcttcctcctcctcctcctcctaccctattctggctccctgagtagtggctgcaggctcctcttatagcccactcagaagtgctgcaggtgctcgttggcCTATTTCTggctacacttccgggtgtgactgcGCTCCCGTCCAGACGGGCTCATTAAGTCTggctacacttccgggtgtgactgcGCTCCCGTCCAGACGGGCTCATTAAGTcatgcagctctatgcagctccacctggcggaggccacggagcccaaccaggatgagctctggtgttccatgAAAGTGGCCCCGACGCAACCCACGGGGgactgccaacaaaggttccgagggacATAGAGTGGCtctcatggctgctcccctgaatCCAGTAACAAAGGGGcatccaccacaatatacatacagtagttaGAGGCGACTCTAGGGATTCTGGGGGCTTCTGGTATAAAAACTTCCAGCCCTCTAACTCACCCTGAGTCCCAAcatagtaaaatgttttaaaattattttgacacAGTCttaattaataaaatcaacaggatgaatttaataaacacaaatccatccatccatccattttccaacccgctgaatccgaacacagggtcacgggggtctgctggaaccaatcccagccaacacaggaaccaattccaggcagggtgccaacccaccgcaggacacacacaaacacacaccaagcacacactagggccaatttagaatcgccaatccacctaaccggagcgcccggaggaaacccacgcagacacggggagaacatgcaaactccacgcagggaggacccgggaagcgaacccaggtccccagatctcccaactgcgaggcagcagcgctacccactgcgccaccgtgccgccaacacAAATCCTTTATTCTAAGTTTGTGAAAAAGAGATGATAGAATAAAAAAGCACAACAAATACAACATTTGCACAGAAAACataagaacaattttaaaaatctaaataagtaAAGAAGTAAATGAAATGCAAACTAAATGTAAGGTACAGaagataataaaaatagaaattaaaaaattataatagtCCACACTATATGGTTGCCCCTTATGGGAACTTCTTTGTTCTCAGCCTTGACAGATGTGCTGCTGAGTGCTGAGTTTCTGTTCTGAGTTTGAACAGGTGACCCGGGAGCCAAGGGACTACATTTTGACTTCTCAGTTCCCCATCTCACTGTCACCCACTCAACCCAGGGATGAATTGGTGCTACTGATTTTGGCCACTCACTGACTACTATGGAGCCTGGAAAGACAGAAGCCAAATAAGAAATGGCCATTGATGGTCAATTGaatttttggtttgcctaatTGTTCTTAGGTTCCTAATGTGGTCCTCCACATTGTGTTTTCTCCTAACCAACTCTAACTACACCTTCCTGGCAGATGAAGCTGTCTGCAACTGATGACTGGAAAACCTACGCTGTTCACACTGCAGGACACTTGACATATAAATGTGCCCTCAACAGGCAGAGAAGACTGGCACTTACATTAACTGCCGAGTTCCTCAATGTCCAGATGTTCTCATTTACTTCTGTGCCTATGAAGTTtagacataaataaaaaacaaaaactgctaaAAGCCCATTTTATTAAGTTG harbors:
- the LOC114647722 gene encoding C5a anaphylatoxin chemotactic receptor 1-like, coding for MVETFDLSWLDYGEELNSTENHTHGNSTDWNTEEGSHVKLQVHHILIVFLYTLIIVLGVPGNAIVIWITGFKMKRSVNSIWFLNLACADLLCCLTLPFMMYTIIHDHHWPFGLHMCKAVSGFILINMFCSIFLLGVISLDRLILVAKPVWCQNHRNARRASVTCILVWILALLLSLPLFIHRREFKDIFSDKIICEPGFSYFGQNVQAIELGMRIYQFLVGFLFPFGSITVCHFLIFRRVSQNGRGFGNRTKKTVRVICAVIVTFFVCWLPYHIMSILIAVTPSNSPWHFHLLHIDLFAVTLAYFNSCLNPLLYVCMGQDFKERMRKSLKSVMENFMNDEMPSHAVATLTTKSSSISDRSTHI